The Rudaeicoccus suwonensis sequence GGATGCCGACGGTCTGCTCGCTCGGCGCGAACGGGTGCAGGTTCGCAAACTCCGGCCAGGTGACCGACTCCATCTCGGTCGTCGCGTTGAGCTTCATCGTGCACGACCCGAGCGGGATCATCCCGCGGTCGAGGGCATAGTCGCGATCGGCGAGTGAGCGCAGATAGCGCAACATCGCCGTCTCGCTGTGATGGCTGGAGAACACCGGGTGCGCGAGGTAGCTGCTGGTGCGCAGCAGGGCCGGGTTCCAGGACGGCTCGCCTGTTCCGGCGACGGGTGCGTTGACGCCGAATGCCGCTGCCACTGCTGCGAGTTCGGCGTCGCTGGTGGTCTCGTCGACACTCACCGACACGTGGTCGGCATCGACGCGCCATACGTTGATGCCGCGCTCGAGAGCCGCGGCGACCACCGCATCCGCGCGACCGGGCACGATCGCGGTGACGGTGTCGAAGTACGCGTCGCTGGTGATCTCAACTCCCGCCGCAGCCAGCGCCTCGGCAAGCCCGACGGCCTTGCCGTGCACGTCCTGCGCGATGCGCTTCAGCCCGGTGGGGCCGTGCCACACGGCATACATCGACGCCATGACGGCCAGCAGCACCTGCGCTGTGCAGATGTTGGAGGTCGCCTTCTCCCGGCGGATGTGCTGCTCGCGGGTCTGCAGCGCCAGGCGGTATGCCGGTTGGCCGTCCGCGTCCAGACTCACACCGACCAGGCGGCCGGGCATGGTCCGCTCGAGGCCGTTGCGCACACTGAGGTATCCCGCGTGTGGTCCACCGAATCCCATGGGCACACCGAAGCGCTGGCTGGTGCCGACGGCGATGTCGGCGCCCCACTCGGCGGGCGGGGTGAGCAAGGTCAGTGCCAGCAGGTCTGCAGCCGCGGTGAGCAGCGCGCCCGCGTCGTGGGTCACCTCGGCGAGGGTGGACCAGTCGGTGATCGACCCGTCGGCGGCGGGGTATTGCACGACGACACCGAAGACGTCCCGCTCCCCCGCGACCGCCCGCAGGCCGGCAGCGTCGGTGACGCCGCGCAGGTCGGCGACGACCACGTCGATGTCCAGCGGCAGGGCACGGGTCTGCGCGACGGCGATCGACTGCGGCAGCACCTGCGCGTCGACGACCAGCACCGCGTCAGCGGCGGCCTTGGAACTGCGACGCATCAGGGTCATCGCCTCGGCGACAGCCGTGGCTTCGTCCAGCAGCGACGAACCTGCGGTCGGCAGGCCGGTCAGGTCGGAGACCACGGTCTGGAAGTTCAGCAGCGCCTCGAGCCGGCCCTGGGAGATCTCCGGCTGGTACGGCGTGTAGGCGGTGTACCAGGCGGGATTCTCCAGGATGTTGCGACGCACCACCGACGGGGTGTGGGTGCCGTAGTACCCCAGGCCGATCATCGAGGTGAGCACTGTGTTCTGCTCCGCCTTGGCGCGCAACTCCGCGATGACCGCGGGCTCAGAGGCGGCCGCCTGCAGATCGAGGGCGGCGGCGGCTTTGATCCCACCGGGTATGGCGCGCTGCACGAGCGCGTCCTTGCTTGCGACGCCGAGCACGTCGAGCATCGTGGCGACGTCGTCATCGGTGGGACCGATGTGACGGCTGACAAAATCGGGCAGGTCGACGTGCGACATGGGCGACACCTTCGATGAGGAGTGGGACAGGCAGGTCATGCCCTCCCCTTCTGTCGGCACGGGGCCTTCAGAGATGCCTCATCCGGGTGGTCCTGGCGCCTGAGAGGTTCTGGGGAGTGATTGCCCCTTCGGCGTTCCGGCCATCTGGTGGAACTCTCCCACCCGGTGTCGCTAGCGGGCACAAATTTAGCACCCGTCGGGATAACCCCCGCGATGCAACACCATCGGGCAGTGCGCCAGCGCGGCGGCGGGATCCTGGGCGACCGCTCGTGTCTGGCGGGAGAACGGCGCGCGGTGGCGCCAGCCGTCCGGCGGCGGCACGAGAAGGCGTCCGAGAACACTGCCGCCGTCGTCGCGTCGGTGCAGGATCTGCGTCGCCGCCTCGCGCGCCTGATCCATCCAGCGTGCTTGCGCGCTGTCCGTTCGCCAATTGCCGGTCACCCATGTCAATCGCGCCTCGTGGTCGGCCACCGCCTGAGCGCCGCGCTCGGTCAGTCGGACCATCTTCACACGGCCGGCTGCCGCCTTCTCCATGGCCACGTGGCCGTATTTGAGCAGCGGCGTCAGCGCAGCGGTGAACGCCTCGCGGGAAATTCCGCTGTCGCGAATCGCCTCGGTGACCGGTGTCGGCTGCACGCTCAGCACCCGCAGCACGTCGGACGCGAGCGGCAGCGAGATCTCACCGGGTTGCTCGTAGTCGGCGATGAAGGTGTGCAGCACCGCCGACAGCAAGGCGGTGGTCTCCTCGGACGGCGGCAGGTCCGGCGAGTGCCACTCCGGCTGCCGTCCGAACTTCTTCGATGCGGCAATCACCGGCAGGTATGGCGGTGCTGGTCGACCGAGGCAGTCTCGCAGTCCGCTCAGCGCCTCGCGCAGTTGCGCATCCGCCTCGTCGAACTGCTCGCGCCATACGGCAGCGGTGTCATCGGCGGCGGCAGCCCAGTGATCGCAGGCGCGCTCACCCGCAGCCGTCAGCGCGAGGGTCGCTGCCGGCGGAACCGGCTTGCCCGGCCCGGCCCATCCGGAGATGCGCAGATATCCCCATCGGTGCAGCCCCGGCAGGTTGACCGTGCCGGACAGTGCGGCCACGGACGACACCGGCACCGGCTCACGCGCCAGCCAGCGCAGCAGGTTGGCGTAGAACGCGTAGGAGATCAGCCACGGCCCTTGGCCAGGCGACGCACCCAGGGTTGTGCGGTGAGGTGAATGTTGCTCGAACCAGTTGTCGATCTGGATCGTGTGTGCGATCAGCAGCTGCGAAAGGCAGCGCGGCAAGGCACCGGGGTCATCCGATGCACCCATGGCCGATCAGCCGGCGTTGCGACGGGCCCGACGGTCGCGGAGTTCGTCGCCCGGGTGCTCGGCCGGGGTCAGCGCGTCGGGGCGCTCCCCGGGCAGTTCGGACAGTGAGCCCTCGACTTCCCGCCATACCGTGCCGAGAGCGATACCGAAGACTCCCTGACCGCCGCGGAGCAGGTCGATGACCTCGTCGTCGGAGGTGCACTCGTACACGCTCGCACCGTCGGACATCAGCGTGATGCCGGCGAGTTCGGACACGCCGTGCTCGCGCAGCACGCTGACGGCGACGCGGATCTGCTGCAGCGAGACGCCGGTGTCCAGCAGTCGCTTGATGACCTTGACGACAAGGATGTCGCGGAAGCTGTAGAGACGTTGGTGGCCGGAGCCCGTGGGATTGCGCACCGACGGCTCGAGCAGGCCGGTGCGGGCCCAGTAATCCAGTTGCCGGTACGTGACACCGGCGGCACCGCACACTGCGGGGCCCCGGTAACCCACGGACTCGGTCATCTCCTCGGGCAGGTCGTGCGTGAACAGCGCCTCCTGCATCGGGGCAGGCGCGCCCGTGTGCACGGACTGAGCTTCACCCTTGCTGGTCACAGCAACCTCCACGGCGGCAATCTGACTGGTTCATCAGCGCGCCGGACCGGCCCGTGATGCTCGGTAAAGGTATGGCGCGGCAGCACCGCATGCAACGACCGCCGGGCGTGTCGCCATCAGCAATCCGAACCTTAACCTTCGATGAAAACATTAGGGTTGATCTTCGTCGGGTGCGGTTTCGCCGGGTGGCATCTCGAAATCCTCGGCAGAAACGTTGTCCAGGAACTCGCGAAAGCGCTCCACCTCGTCTTCCTCCTCGACCGGCACGTCGACGCCGACCTCGTCGAGGATCTCTTCGTCGACGTAGATCGGAACGTCCGCCCGTAAGGCGAGTGCGATCGCGTCGGAAGAACGCGAACTGATGTGCCGGTCGCCGTCGATGACGAGTTCGGCATAGAAGATGTGCTCTTGCATCGAGGTGATGACGACCCGGCTGAGCGCGTGACCCAGACCGGACAGCACGTCGACCATGAGGTCGTGGGTCAGCGGTCGGGGCGGAGTGACGCCCTGTTGGGCGTAGGCAATGGCGGTGGCTTCGGGAGCACCGATCCAGATCGGCACACACCGGTTGCCGTCGCGTTCGCGTAACAGCACGATCGGCTTGCTCGTCGGCATTTCGACTCGCACACCCATCACGTCAACCTGTTTCACGCCTACCAAACTACCCCCGTGTGACCCCGGACCGCACCAGAGCCAGATGCAGGGCCAGGCACTGCCGCACCACTTCGGACTGATCGGCACGCCCCGGACCCGCAGTCAGACCCTGCACCAGCGCGACCTCTCGCTCGGCCGCAAGGCGGAACGGTCGCAGATGACGAGCTTGAACGCCATACGCGAGCAGTCCGGCGGCCGCCTCGGCGACCTGCAGATCCGAGGTGCTGAACAGTCCGTCGTCACCCTCGGTGACGAGCCCGAAAGACTCCAGATCGGCCAGATCCGCGCGGTCGAGCCCGCACGCGCGTTGGAGTTCGGCACGGGTCAACCGCACTGATCGGTCCGGTGAGCCCAGATCGACATCCGTGGGAAGGTCAGGGTCGGGCGTTGTCGCGGGAGCCTGCGGCAGTCCGTCGTCGTCACCTGCCGGCCGCAGGCCACGGTCATAGGCGTCGAGAGCCTCGCGGATCACCTTCAGCGGCCAGTACTTCTCCCGCTGACACGTCAGCACGAATCGCAGGCGGTCGATGTCACGCTCGGAATACCGTCGGTAACGGGACCGTGTGCGTTCCGGTGACACGAGATCCTGGCTGTCCAGAAAGCGGATCTTGGACAGCGTCAGATCGGGGAAATCCGGACGTAACCGGTCGAGCACGGCGCCGATGGTGAATCCCGCGTCGGTCACCGTGCCCGGACCGCCGTCGTCATTGCGAGGCAGCGCCGTAGAAGACCAGCCGGAACTTGCCGACCATCACCTCGTCGCCGGTCTGCAACTCGCGCGAGTCGATCAACGCTCCATTGACGTAGGTGCCGTTCAGTGAGCCCACGTCGGTCACGGCGAAGCCGGTGTCCGTGCGGCGGAAGACCGCGTGCCGCCGGGAAACAGTGACGTCATCGAGAAAGATGTCGCTGGCCGGATGGCGTCCGCTGCTGACCTCGTTGTCGTCGAGAAGGAAGCGGGCACCGGCATTGGGTCCGCGCAGCGCGATCAGCAGCGCGGTGCCCGGACGCAGCGCGTCAATGGTCGCCTGGTCCGAGGACGACAGGCGAACCTCACCAGCAGTGACGCGCTCGGGTGTCGCCGGCTCTCCGACAGCGGGAATGCGCGCCGTCGTGGCATCGCCACCAGCGAAGTCGCTGTCATCGTTGGTCATTGGTCAACCCTAAAGGATAGAAGGAGGGCGCGAGGGGCGTGCCGCTCAGCCGAGCTCGGATTTGTACGCCTCGACGTCCTTCAGTGCCCCGGGGGCCGACGGGTCGCTGAGCTTGATCTCGTACATCCAGCCCTCGCCATACGGGTCGCTGTTCACCAGTTCGGGGGTGCCGTCCAACTGCTCGTTGACCGCCGTCACCTCTCCGGACAGCGGTGCGTAGAGGTCGCTGACGGACTTGGTGGACTCGACCTCGCCGCAGGAGTCGCCGCTGCTGAGGTTGTCGCCCACAGCCGGCAGGCTCACGTAGACGACGTCACCAAGCGCGTCCTGGGCGAACGCGGTGATGCCGATACGGGCGACACCCTCGCCCTGCTCACGGACCCACTCGTGATCGTCGGTGTAACGCAGGTCGGCAGGGTATTCGAGGTCGCTCATGAGTCTCCTTGTGTGACAAGTGATTTGCGGCTGCGTGGGTGAGCGTAACCAGGCCGGATCGGCCCACGCAACGAGGTGTGTACCAAGTGATCCTGCCCTGCACCGTAACGCGTACGTATGACGGCCGACTGTGCGGCCGCTTCGCTGCGACCGGCCAACCGTCAGACGGCCTGACCGGCCTCACTGCGACGCACCATCTCGCGGATCTGACCGGCATACATGACCCCGGCAAGCCAGTACAGCGCGGTGCCCCACCACACGAAAGCCCAGCCGATCGGTTGAGCGACATGGCCCCACCCGTTGTGCAGGCTGCCGAGCAGCACGAGAGGGAAGCCGTAGATCAGGCAGAAGGTCGCCGACTTGCCGACGAAGTGCACCGGCGGGATCGGCAGGCGGTGCTTGCGCAGCGTCGGGCCGAAACCGAAGACGAACGCCTCACGCACGAACAGCACGATCACCAGCCACCACGGAATGATGTCGCGCCAGGCCAGGGCGACGATGGTGGAGACGATGTAGAGCCGGTCCGCCGCCGGGTCGAGCAACTGCCCGAGGCGGGTCACCAGGTTGTACTTGCGGGCGATCTTGCCGTCGAGGTAGTCGGTGACGCCGGAGGCGACCAGCACCCAGAAGGCCCACAGATCGTGTTTGCCCACGATGAGCCAGAGGAAGACCGGCACGCCGACGAGGCGTGCGATCGACAGCAGGTTGGGTGCCGTCCAGATCTGTTTGCGGAGCGGCAGCTGCTCGGTCACGCTCCGAATGTTAGGCCCAGGCGTTCGGGGTGAGTGCAGACGGTCATGCGCGTGCCACGCACGAAGGCCACGAGCGTCATACCGAACTCGGCAGCTGCGTCGATGGCCAGGCTGGAGGGAGCCGACACGCATGCCAGGACGGGAATGCCCGCCATCGCCGCCTTCTGCACGATCTCGAAGGACGCTCGCGAAGACACCATGAGAATCGTCTCGTCGGTCGCCTGACGGTTCATCAGAGCCCAGCCGGTGACCTTGTCGACTGCGTTGTGGCGCCCGATGTCCTCCCGTATGACGATCGCGTCACCGGAGCGTCCGAACAGACCGGCCGCGTGTGTGCCGCCCGTGCGGTCGAAGACCGGTTGACCCGCACGCAGCAATTGCGGCAGTTCGGCGACGCGCTGGACGTCGAACGTGGTCGCCGGTTCGCTCACGATGGCTTGCCGGGTGAAGGCAGCGGAGCCGGTCACGGCGTCGATGCTTGATTTGCCGCAAAGACCGCACCCGCCGTACGACGCCAGACTGCGCTGGGCGGACACCGGCAACGTCTTGGCCGTCGTGCGCAACTGGACCTGCAGCACATTGAGGGTCTCGGTGTCGGTGCAATAGCGCGCGGCGATCACGTCGTCGGGGTCACTGATGACGCCCTCGCTGCGCAGCAGGCCGTGCGCGAGTTCGACGTCATGACCGGGGGTTCGCATGGTGACGGTCAGGACAGCGTCGTCGACCCGCAGCTCCAGCGGTTCTTCGACGGCTGCGGTTTCGCTGCGCGAGGTGGATCCTGTCGCGAGGTCGACCCGGATCACCTTGCGTCGCGCCGTCAGCCTGCCCATGAACCCACCTCCGCCGACGTGGTCAGGCGGAGCGTCGCAGCGGACGCACGATGCCCTCGGTGATCGCGCTGGTGCGTGCCACCCGACCGTCCTTGCCCAAAGTCACCACAGACGCCGAATCCACCGGTATGACGGGGGTTTCGTCGCCAAAGATGCCACTGGAGGCCACAACGGAGAAGCCGTCACCGGTCATCAGCGACAGGTCGAGGTAGGGCGGTGGTGTCGTCACGTCACTCGGCCACAACTGCACACCCTCGGGCTCCTTGCCGGGCTCGTGCAGGCTGATGAGGTGCACCTCGTCGCCGGCCAACAGGAGTGCGTTCAGGCTGCTGGTGGTCAGCTCGTGCCAGCGGATCCGGGACATGACGCGACCGGCGGCGCGTGCCACGGCCGCTCCCCCACGTTTGTTGCCCAGTGCGTCACGAAGCCGCGCGAAGTAGCGCTCGCTGTCGGTGCTGCCGGCTGGCGCGGGCGCACCCGGGGGCAGCAGCACATCGAGCCGATCCTGCGGGAAGATCGCTCCGTTGTGGGCGAAGGCAAGGCCATCGGCCACGAACGGGTGGGTGTCCTGCTCGGTCAGGCCGAGACCGGGCGTCGCCATACGCAGGTGCAGCAGGCCACGTCGAACCGGCATACCCGTGGTGAACTGCTCGAACTCCGGGTCCTCCATCGCCGCCATCGTCGAGCGATGGGTGTGAAGTTCGTCGTCGCCCTCGACATACCAGGCCATCCCCCAGCCCTGCGCGTGCACGCATGCCAGATCACGCAGCCGGGCCAGCGCCGCATCGCCGATCACCTCGGCCACCGTGACAGGACGATCAGCGGACCAACCGAGCAGACGACACACGACTTGCACCTCCGGAAACTACGTTCTTGAACCGTTGTCCATCATGCGCCGGACCTGGCTGGTACTTCTGACCGGGTCCAGAAGGTGGTCTGCAAGTTCGCGCACGTGACGGCTCGGCGCGCGGCATTTCCGCATGGTCATGTCCGGCGTCTTCGCGCCCACAGACGGACGCGTTCCATAGTGTTCGCGCGAAATTTGCGGATAATGGGTCGCGATCGCGGGCGTCACAGGTGACCATTCCCTGGGAAGGAGGTCCCACCATGGGTGTTCTTGTGCTCAACGCCGGTTACGAGCCGTTGCACACGGTGTCGGTCAAACACGCCATGAACATGCTGTGGCGGGGCGTCGCCACCGTCGAGGAATCGCACCCTGGGGAGACCTTCGGGCCGTTCCCGATGCCGACGGTGCTGCGGCTGGTGCGCTACGTGAAGATGACGTGGGCCTACGCGCGGCGCTCGGGTCTGAAGCTGACCGACGCGAGCGTCAAGATCACCTGGGAGCAGTGGTCGCGCGGCACACCCGTCTACAGCCAGGTCGGCGTCCTCAAACGCGATCACGGGCAGTGCGCCTATTGCGGCCAGCCGACCGCGACCACGATGGACCACGTGCTGCCGAAGTCGCGCGGCGGCACGACCAGTTGGGACAACGCGGTCGCGGCGTGCGAGCCCTGCAACCAGCGCAAGGCTGACCGCACGCCGGACGAGGCCGGCATGACGTTGTTGTGGCAGCCTTTCGTGCCGACTCGCGAAGACCTCGACTGGTGAGGTTGCGACCGACGGTGCGACGTCACACGGGCAGCTGCAGATGCGAGCGGCCATGGCCGTCCAGCCCCAAACCGGCGCTCTGATCGAGCAGCCAGGGGGCTGCTGGGAGCGTCGCCGTCAGGTGCGGTTGATTCGTCATGGCTACGATCGCCGTCCATGTCCAGAAGGCCGTCAGTGCGAACCACGTCCCCGCAGACGCACGGCCTGATCACCCTGTGCCTGCTGGCCATCGGTGCAGGTGCCGGTACGGGCTTTGTCGGCGGCACATTCCGCTGGTGTCTCGAGCGGGCCGGAGACGGCAGTGTCGATCTCGTGCACTGGGCTCACCGGTTCGGCGTCGCCGGTGTGCTGATCCCGGTCGTCACCACCGCAGTGTGCGCGGTGCTGGCGGGCCGGATCGTGCGATGGGTGCCGCTCGCGGCAGGTAGCGGCATACAGCACGTCGAAGCGGTCAACGACGGCGACGCCGACGCGGCTCCGCTGATACTCCTGCCGGCGAAATTCCTCGGCGGCCTCCTCGCGATCGGATCGGGTCTGGTGCTCGGGCGGGAGGGCCCCACCGTGCACATGGGTGCGGTGATCGGTGCCGAGGCCGGGCGGCGCGCCCGGCGCAGCGAGCAGGATGTCCGGCTGTTGCAGACGTCCGTCGGTGGCGCCGGACTTGCGGTGGCGTTCAATGCGCCCATCGGTGGTGCGTTGTTCGTGCTCGAAGAGGTGACCAAGTCCTTCACGATCCGGACGGTGCTGCCGACTGCCCTGGGCGTGGCGACGGCAGTCGGTTGTTCCCGGCTGATTCTGGGCGATCAGCCGGATTTCGCCGTGCCGTCGATGGCAGCGCCCTCCTTGGCATTGCTTCCGTTGTTCATCGTGTTCGGCCTGCTGACCGGATTGCTGGGCGCGGCATACAACCGGACGGTCATCGGATTCCTTGCGTTGATCAAAATCTTCGAAGCCATACCGATGACGGTCAAGACCGCCGGCGTGGGTGCGGCCGTGGGCGTTGCCTTGTTCGTGCAGCCGCTGACTGTCGGTGGAGGCGACCGGCTGACGCAGGAGATCCTCGGCCGCGCCTCTTTCGCGGTGCCTGCGTTGGTGTTCTACTTCGTCGTCAGATTTCTGATGGGGCCGTTGTCGTATTCCGCCGGAACGCCCGGTGGCCTGTTCGCCCCGCTGCTGGCCCTGGGCGCGTTGTGGGGTGGCCTCTTTGCGAGCGTGTCCGGCTGGGTCCTCCCGATCGGGCACCTTGCGGCACCGATGGCGATCGTCGGTATGGCCTCATTTTTCGCGGCCACGGTCCGCGCTCCCCTGACCGGGATCGTCCTGGTCATCGAGATGACCGCGATCACCTCGGTCACGGTGCCGATGCTGGCGGCCACCGGCTGCGCGGTGCTCGCGGCTGCGCTGGTCAGGTCGGCGCCGATCTATGACACCCTGCGAGCTCAGATGCTGGCCGGCATGGCTCCTTCGAAGGAAGGTCCGAAAGACTGAGACACGTGGGCGAATGCGTTCTCACGCAACGGCGTTCACGATGCTTCCGGCAAGCGCCCGACGG is a genomic window containing:
- the gcvP gene encoding aminomethyl-transferring glycine dehydrogenase, which translates into the protein MSHVDLPDFVSRHIGPTDDDVATMLDVLGVASKDALVQRAIPGGIKAAAALDLQAAASEPAVIAELRAKAEQNTVLTSMIGLGYYGTHTPSVVRRNILENPAWYTAYTPYQPEISQGRLEALLNFQTVVSDLTGLPTAGSSLLDEATAVAEAMTLMRRSSKAAADAVLVVDAQVLPQSIAVAQTRALPLDIDVVVADLRGVTDAAGLRAVAGERDVFGVVVQYPAADGSITDWSTLAEVTHDAGALLTAAADLLALTLLTPPAEWGADIAVGTSQRFGVPMGFGGPHAGYLSVRNGLERTMPGRLVGVSLDADGQPAYRLALQTREQHIRREKATSNICTAQVLLAVMASMYAVWHGPTGLKRIAQDVHGKAVGLAEALAAAGVEITSDAYFDTVTAIVPGRADAVVAAALERGINVWRVDADHVSVSVDETTSDAELAAVAAAFGVNAPVAGTGEPSWNPALLRTSSYLAHPVFSSHHSETAMLRYLRSLADRDYALDRGMIPLGSCTMKLNATTEMESVTWPEFANLHPFAPSEQTVGIRSLIADLEQWLCDITGYDAVSLQPNAGSQGELAGLLAIHAYHEARGESARNICLIPASAHGTNAASAVMAGLKVVVVKTAASGEIDMDDLKGKIKQHGEQLAAIMVTYPSTHGVFEDTISELCSLVHEAGGQVYVDGANLNALVGLAQPGKFGGDVSHLNLHKTFCIPHGGGGPGVGPIGVRSHLAPYLPGHPLAQELDTETGPVSAAPYGSASILPISWAYVRLMGGAGLTKATETAILSANYIAKRLGSHFPVLYAGEDGLVAHECILDLRGLTKESGVTVDDVAKRLIDYGFHAPTMSFPVAGTLMVEPTESESLDELDRFCDAMIAIRAEIQDVLDGKVTAEDSALRHAPHTAVSLTHEWDHPYTRAEAAYPAGVDPLRKYWAPVRRIDGAYGDRNLICSCPSPEAFED
- a CDS encoding winged helix-turn-helix transcriptional regulator, with the protein product MGASDDPGALPRCLSQLLIAHTIQIDNWFEQHSPHRTTLGASPGQGPWLISYAFYANLLRWLAREPVPVSSVAALSGTVNLPGLHRWGYLRISGWAGPGKPVPPAATLALTAAGERACDHWAAAADDTAAVWREQFDEADAQLREALSGLRDCLGRPAPPYLPVIAASKKFGRQPEWHSPDLPPSEETTALLSAVLHTFIADYEQPGEISLPLASDVLRVLSVQPTPVTEAIRDSGISREAFTAALTPLLKYGHVAMEKAAAGRVKMVRLTERGAQAVADHEARLTWVTGNWRTDSAQARWMDQAREAATQILHRRDDGGSVLGRLLVPPPDGWRHRAPFSRQTRAVAQDPAAALAHCPMVLHRGGYPDGC
- a CDS encoding MerR family transcriptional regulator is translated as MQEALFTHDLPEEMTESVGYRGPAVCGAAGVTYRQLDYWARTGLLEPSVRNPTGSGHQRLYSFRDILVVKVIKRLLDTGVSLQQIRVAVSVLREHGVSELAGITLMSDGASVYECTSDDEVIDLLRGGQGVFGIALGTVWREVEGSLSELPGERPDALTPAEHPGDELRDRRARRNAG
- a CDS encoding bifunctional nuclease family protein is translated as MKQVDVMGVRVEMPTSKPIVLLRERDGNRCVPIWIGAPEATAIAYAQQGVTPPRPLTHDLMVDVLSGLGHALSRVVITSMQEHIFYAELVIDGDRHISSRSSDAIALALRADVPIYVDEEILDEVGVDVPVEEEDEVERFREFLDNVSAEDFEMPPGETAPDEDQP
- a CDS encoding MerR family transcriptional regulator, which translates into the protein MTDAGFTIGAVLDRLRPDFPDLTLSKIRFLDSQDLVSPERTRSRYRRYSERDIDRLRFVLTCQREKYWPLKVIREALDAYDRGLRPAGDDDGLPQAPATTPDPDLPTDVDLGSPDRSVRLTRAELQRACGLDRADLADLESFGLVTEGDDGLFSTSDLQVAEAAAGLLAYGVQARHLRPFRLAAEREVALVQGLTAGPGRADQSEVVRQCLALHLALVRSGVTRG
- a CDS encoding FHA domain-containing protein, producing the protein MTNDDSDFAGGDATTARIPAVGEPATPERVTAGEVRLSSSDQATIDALRPGTALLIALRGPNAGARFLLDDNEVSSGRHPASDIFLDDVTVSRRHAVFRRTDTGFAVTDVGSLNGTYVNGALIDSRELQTGDEVMVGKFRLVFYGAASQ
- the gcvH gene encoding glycine cleavage system protein GcvH — encoded protein: MSDLEYPADLRYTDDHEWVREQGEGVARIGITAFAQDALGDVVYVSLPAVGDNLSSGDSCGEVESTKSVSDLYAPLSGEVTAVNEQLDGTPELVNSDPYGEGWMYEIKLSDPSAPGALKDVEAYKSELG
- a CDS encoding CDP-alcohol phosphatidyltransferase family protein, which gives rise to MTEQLPLRKQIWTAPNLLSIARLVGVPVFLWLIVGKHDLWAFWVLVASGVTDYLDGKIARKYNLVTRLGQLLDPAADRLYIVSTIVALAWRDIIPWWLVIVLFVREAFVFGFGPTLRKHRLPIPPVHFVGKSATFCLIYGFPLVLLGSLHNGWGHVAQPIGWAFVWWGTALYWLAGVMYAGQIREMVRRSEAGQAV
- the fdhD gene encoding formate dehydrogenase accessory sulfurtransferase FdhD, yielding MGRLTARRKVIRVDLATGSTSRSETAAVEEPLELRVDDAVLTVTMRTPGHDVELAHGLLRSEGVISDPDDVIAARYCTDTETLNVLQVQLRTTAKTLPVSAQRSLASYGGCGLCGKSSIDAVTGSAAFTRQAIVSEPATTFDVQRVAELPQLLRAGQPVFDRTGGTHAAGLFGRSGDAIVIREDIGRHNAVDKVTGWALMNRQATDETILMVSSRASFEIVQKAAMAGIPVLACVSAPSSLAIDAAAEFGMTLVAFVRGTRMTVCTHPERLGLTFGA
- a CDS encoding class II glutamine amidotransferase — protein: MCRLLGWSADRPVTVAEVIGDAALARLRDLACVHAQGWGMAWYVEGDDELHTHRSTMAAMEDPEFEQFTTGMPVRRGLLHLRMATPGLGLTEQDTHPFVADGLAFAHNGAIFPQDRLDVLLPPGAPAPAGSTDSERYFARLRDALGNKRGGAAVARAAGRVMSRIRWHELTTSSLNALLLAGDEVHLISLHEPGKEPEGVQLWPSDVTTPPPYLDLSLMTGDGFSVVASSGIFGDETPVIPVDSASVVTLGKDGRVARTSAITEGIVRPLRRSA
- a CDS encoding HNH endonuclease: MGVLVLNAGYEPLHTVSVKHAMNMLWRGVATVEESHPGETFGPFPMPTVLRLVRYVKMTWAYARRSGLKLTDASVKITWEQWSRGTPVYSQVGVLKRDHGQCAYCGQPTATTMDHVLPKSRGGTTSWDNAVAACEPCNQRKADRTPDEAGMTLLWQPFVPTREDLDW
- a CDS encoding ClC family H(+)/Cl(-) exchange transporter, translated to MRTTSPQTHGLITLCLLAIGAGAGTGFVGGTFRWCLERAGDGSVDLVHWAHRFGVAGVLIPVVTTAVCAVLAGRIVRWVPLAAGSGIQHVEAVNDGDADAAPLILLPAKFLGGLLAIGSGLVLGREGPTVHMGAVIGAEAGRRARRSEQDVRLLQTSVGGAGLAVAFNAPIGGALFVLEEVTKSFTIRTVLPTALGVATAVGCSRLILGDQPDFAVPSMAAPSLALLPLFIVFGLLTGLLGAAYNRTVIGFLALIKIFEAIPMTVKTAGVGAAVGVALFVQPLTVGGGDRLTQEILGRASFAVPALVFYFVVRFLMGPLSYSAGTPGGLFAPLLALGALWGGLFASVSGWVLPIGHLAAPMAIVGMASFFAATVRAPLTGIVLVIEMTAITSVTVPMLAATGCAVLAAALVRSAPIYDTLRAQMLAGMAPSKEGPKD